From Pempheris klunzingeri isolate RE-2024b chromosome 18, fPemKlu1.hap1, whole genome shotgun sequence, a single genomic window includes:
- the mfsd4b gene encoding sodium-dependent glucose transporter 1, with product MCSSAARETVVKKKHVRFASMEDDDDNDDQEEDTLFDKRKDAGRGLKSALKAVKRAAKPGCDDRVEVVGGGGGGQGACGRWMVTLALCASFLGLGMSISVLGPTFEDLAVNVKKNISNISYIFVGRSAGYIGGSLLGGILFDCMNPHLLLGFSMLVTAFGMCAIPFCKQALLLTGLMSSIGMSMGVLDTGGNVLILSTWGEQAGPHMQALHFSFAAGAFVSPIIAKLLFGPDGNSSTGIIPTNSTPPVTPEQIHKAPDTFISYVHSRSSTLKSMWAYIVIGSFVFLISFLFFVLYARSSVSRDKARSASGKPLVAKHHMALVVLLFFFFFGYVGAEVAYGSFIFTFAKDYAHMHQSQAAGLNSLFWGTFAACRGLAIFFAACIYPGTMILLSLVGSTVSSLLLCLFSREKVALWFCTGLYGASMATTFPSGISWMEQYTTVTSHTAAVFVVGAALGEMVLPALLGFLLGKFHDQPLLMYLSLITATFTSILFPVMYKLASAPSSQSRKPRVRSRPDADDSEYRQALLDSGANDEEEEEEQDNEADQWNDADFEVIEMDDTASLISSPSKTTSAPDIPGLAGSSAAPSSQVTEPAGGASFSDTISLVGDSPRRKLLLSLDREKKD from the exons ATGTGTTCGTCCGCCGCGCGAGAAACCGTCGTGAAAAAGAAGCACGTTCGTTTCGCCAGCATGGAGGACGACGACGACAACGACGACCAGGAGGAGGACACCCTGTTTGACAAGAGGAAGGACGCCGGGAGAGGACTGAAGAGCGCGCTGAAGGCGGTCAAGAGGGCGGCGAAACCGGGATGCGACGACCGGGTGGAGGTGGTCGGCGGAGGGGGGGGCGGTCAAGGAGCGTGCGGCCGCTGGATGGTCACCCTCGCGCTCTGTGCGTCTTTCCTGGGCTTG GGGATGAGCATCTCTGTCCTCGGCCCCACATTCGAGGACCTGGCTGtgaatgtgaagaaaaacatcagcaacATTTCCTACATCTTTGTCGGCCGCTCTGCGGGCTACATCGGCGGCTCCCTCTTAGGAGGCATCCTCTTCGACTGCATGAACCCCCACCTCCTGCTAG GGTTTTCTATGCTGGTCACAGCGTTTGGAATGTGTGCCATCCCTTTCTGTAAGCAGGCCCTGCTCCTCACAGGGCTCATGTCCAGCATTGGGATGTCTATGGGGGTTCTGGATACAG GTGGTAACGTCCTCATACTGAGCACATGGGGCGAGCAGGCGGGCCCTCACATGCAGGCTCTGCACTTCAGCTTCGCTGCTGGAGCCTTCGTGTCTCCAATCATAGCCaagctgctgtttgggcccGACGGGAACAGCAGCACGGGAATCATACCAACCAACTCCACCCCTCCCGTCACCCCAGAGCAAATCCACAAAGCCCCTGACACATTCATTAGCTATGtccacagcaggagcagcaccCTCAAATCCATGTGGGCCTACATTGTGATCGGTTCTTTCGTCTTTCTcatttcctttctcttctttgtccTTTATGCTCGCAGCAGTGTGTCACGTGACAAAGCCCGCTCGGCGTCAGGAAAGCCCCTCGTGGCCAAACACCACATGGCTCTTGTTGTcctgctgttcttcttcttttttggcTACGTAGGAGCAGAGGTAGCATACGGCTCCTTTATCTTCACCTTCGCCAAGGACTACGCTCACATGCATCAGTCCCAAGCAGCTGGGCTCAACTCGCTGTTCTGGGGGACGTTTGCCGCCTGCAGGGGGTTGGCCATCTTCTTTGCGGCCTGCATTTACCCGGGCACCATGATTCTGCTCAGCTTAGTGGGCTCCACCgtgtcctctctgctcctctgcctcttcaGCAGGGAGAAGGTGGCCCTGTGGTTCTGCACCGGACTGTATGGGGCGTCCATGGCCACCACCTTTCCCAGCGGCATCTCCTGGATGGAGCAGTACACCACAGTGACGAGCCACACGGCGGCAGTCTTCGTGGTGGGGGCAGCTCTGGGTGAGATGGTGCTGCCTGCTCTCCTGGGCTTCCTGCTAGGGAAGTTCCACGACCAACCACTGCTCATGTACCTGTCGCTCATCACCGCCACCTTCACCTCCATCCTCTTCCCGGTCATGTATAAGCTGGCCTCGGCTCCTAGCAGCCAGAGCAGGAAACCCCGTGTCAGAAGTCGGCCCGACGCAGACGACAGCGAATACCGCCAGGCGCTGCTGGACTCGGGAGCCaacgatgaagaggaggaggaggagcaggacaaCGAGGCTGATCAGTGGAACGACGCAGACTTTGAGGTCATTGAAATGGACGACACAGCGAGTCTCATCAGCTCACCCAGCAAGACGACCTCTGCTCCCGACATCCCCGGCCTAGCAGGGAGCTCTGCTGCACCCAGCAGCCAGGTGACAGAGCCTGCGGGCGGAGCCTCTTTCTCTGACACCATCTCCCTGGTGGGAGACTCCCCCAGACGcaaactgctgctgtctctggacagagaaaaaaaagactga